A portion of the Rhodococcus pseudokoreensis genome contains these proteins:
- a CDS encoding ABC transporter substrate-binding protein: MLKYLGLGTAAVGATSLLAACGGGLGAGASGRGAQFSIASFPGDSFLLDAVNLANNDFARNNLDVPKFITPQSGVQALQLVSAGAVNGYTSDTLLLMGAHANSTQGKRPVIIGLKNVATTYGIVVGPNGNWPGEGATFEEKMQSLKGKSIGVSAIGAGGDLQLDLALELAGMQSSDVTHLATGPSASAIPNMKAGRLDGYVAVQWSSGQFIARETGGSVLLDFGRPSMPETLRNQAVLCISTSESFAQENEDVLKNWLRAQSEGSEWMVSQKDEAAEILNSGTFDGNAPEIAKAYMEHYAQEVAPKLQPMFKAPKDQVDHMIDLAVRFGNAKEGAISYEQIVPAFARA; this comes from the coding sequence ATGTTGAAGTATCTCGGTCTCGGCACGGCGGCGGTCGGCGCCACCTCGTTGCTGGCGGCCTGCGGGGGTGGACTGGGCGCCGGTGCCTCCGGCCGGGGCGCCCAGTTCAGCATCGCGTCATTTCCGGGTGACAGCTTCCTCCTCGATGCGGTGAATCTTGCCAACAACGACTTCGCCAGGAACAACCTCGACGTTCCGAAGTTCATCACCCCGCAGAGCGGTGTGCAGGCGCTGCAGCTCGTCTCCGCAGGCGCTGTCAACGGCTACACCTCCGACACCCTGCTGCTGATGGGTGCTCACGCCAACAGCACCCAGGGCAAGCGGCCGGTCATCATCGGTCTGAAGAACGTGGCCACCACCTACGGGATCGTCGTCGGCCCGAACGGCAATTGGCCCGGCGAGGGCGCCACGTTCGAAGAGAAGATGCAGTCGCTCAAAGGCAAGTCGATCGGGGTGAGCGCCATCGGCGCGGGCGGTGATCTGCAACTGGACCTCGCTCTCGAACTGGCCGGTATGCAGTCCTCGGACGTCACCCATCTCGCGACCGGCCCGTCTGCCTCGGCGATCCCGAACATGAAAGCCGGGCGACTCGACGGCTACGTCGCGGTCCAATGGAGCTCGGGGCAGTTCATCGCGAGGGAGACAGGCGGATCGGTGCTGCTCGACTTCGGCAGGCCGTCGATGCCCGAGACATTGCGCAACCAGGCAGTGCTGTGCATTTCGACCAGCGAAAGTTTTGCCCAGGAGAACGAGGACGTTCTGAAGAACTGGCTTCGAGCACAGTCGGAGGGCAGCGAATGGATGGTCTCCCAGAAGGACGAAGCAGCGGAAATCCTGAACTCCGGCACCTTCGACGGCAACGCACCCGAAATCGCCAAGGCCTACATGGAGCACTACGCGCAGGAGGTGGCGCCGAAATTGCAACCGATGTTCAAGGCACCCAAGGATCAGGTCGACCACATGATCGACCTCGCCGTCCGCTTCGGAAACGCGAAGGAAGGCGCTATCAGCTACGAGCAGATAGTCCCCGCCTTCGCACGGGCGTGA
- a CDS encoding biotin/lipoyl-binding carrier protein, with product MSETIQSDMGANVWKILVAPGDRVEEESTLMILEAMKMEIPILAEDAGTVVAVHVAEGDSVASGQPLVEFETA from the coding sequence ATGTCAGAGACGATTCAGTCGGATATGGGTGCCAACGTGTGGAAGATCCTCGTCGCACCGGGTGACCGGGTGGAGGAGGAGTCGACGTTGATGATCCTCGAAGCCATGAAGATGGAGATCCCGATCCTCGCCGAAGATGCAGGCACGGTCGTGGCAGTCCACGTCGCCGAGGGCGACAGCGTCGCGTCCGGTCAGCCCCTCGTCGAATTCGAGACGGCATGA
- a CDS encoding acetyl-CoA carboxylase biotin carboxylase subunit has translation MNSFPDCLLVANRGEIARRIISTANKLGVRTVAVYHKVDADLPYIGEADHAVQLEGDTPVQAYLDGAQIVRIAQQAGATAVHPGYGFLAENADFARLVAQSGLTWVGPSAEVIEVMGDKVESRRVVAAAGVPISGDVGAALETGDEAVAEAGRLGYPVMVKASAGGGGIGMAVAHDEDGLRKAFENTKSMAARSFGSDRVFVERYVSSARHVEIQILGLEDGSIVTLGERDCSTQRRHQKLIEESPAPHLDPALRERLVESSIAAARAVGYRNAGTVEFLIDAVTGDFVFLEMNTRIQVEHPITELTHGVDLVEQQLSIAQSGTTTPGFAPVSRGHAIELRICAEDPKRFFPRPGPIDVWQEPTGPGIRVDAGYTAGTEVTPHFDSLLAKVCAFGATREEAHARALAACKEFVIEGLVTNKPFLEDVLGSEEFTSGRYDTGVVEKIQQRQKNLARRSA, from the coding sequence ATGAACTCATTTCCAGATTGCCTGCTGGTCGCGAATCGCGGCGAGATCGCCCGGCGGATCATCTCGACCGCCAACAAGCTCGGTGTCCGTACCGTCGCCGTCTACCACAAGGTCGATGCGGACCTGCCCTACATCGGTGAGGCCGACCACGCCGTTCAGCTCGAGGGCGACACACCGGTGCAGGCGTACCTCGACGGTGCCCAGATCGTCCGAATCGCACAGCAAGCCGGTGCGACGGCCGTGCATCCGGGCTACGGATTCCTGGCCGAGAACGCCGACTTCGCCCGACTGGTGGCCCAGTCCGGACTGACGTGGGTCGGCCCGAGCGCCGAGGTCATCGAGGTGATGGGTGACAAGGTCGAGTCGCGCCGGGTCGTGGCTGCTGCCGGTGTTCCGATCAGCGGTGACGTCGGTGCAGCGCTCGAGACGGGCGACGAAGCCGTCGCGGAGGCCGGGCGTCTCGGATATCCGGTAATGGTCAAGGCATCCGCAGGCGGCGGCGGAATCGGCATGGCCGTCGCGCACGACGAAGACGGCCTGCGCAAGGCGTTCGAGAACACCAAGTCGATGGCGGCGCGGAGCTTCGGTTCCGATCGGGTCTTCGTCGAACGGTATGTGTCGTCCGCGCGGCACGTCGAGATCCAGATCCTGGGTCTGGAGGACGGTTCGATCGTCACTCTGGGAGAACGGGATTGCTCGACGCAACGACGTCACCAGAAGCTGATCGAGGAGAGCCCGGCCCCGCACCTGGATCCGGCCCTGCGAGAGCGCCTCGTCGAGAGTTCGATCGCGGCCGCCCGGGCCGTGGGCTATCGGAATGCGGGCACGGTGGAATTCCTCATCGACGCCGTCACGGGTGACTTCGTGTTCCTCGAGATGAACACCCGTATCCAGGTCGAGCACCCGATCACCGAACTGACCCACGGTGTCGATCTGGTCGAGCAGCAGCTGAGCATCGCGCAGTCGGGCACCACCACCCCGGGCTTCGCCCCCGTCTCGCGCGGTCATGCGATCGAATTGAGGATCTGCGCGGAAGACCCCAAACGGTTCTTCCCGCGCCCGGGGCCGATCGACGTGTGGCAGGAGCCGACGGGGCCCGGTATCCGGGTCGACGCGGGCTATACGGCCGGCACCGAGGTGACGCCGCACTTCGACTCGTTGCTGGCCAAGGTCTGCGCGTTCGGCGCGACCCGTGAGGAGGCGCACGCCCGCGCCCTCGCGGCCTGCAAGGAGTTCGTGATCGAGGGGCTCGTCACCAACAAGCCCTTCCTCGAAGACGTGCTCGGCTCGGAAGAGTTCACGAGCGGGCGTTACGACACCGGTGTGGTCGAGAAGATCCAGCAGAGACAAAAGAACTTGGCCAGAAGGAGTGCGTGA
- a CDS encoding NADPH:quinone oxidoreductase family protein has protein sequence MKSWSVTQLGEPIDVVQLVEGDVPEPGAGQVLVRVLAGAANFPDVLMCRGKYQVRPDLPFTPGREVCGEVVAVGPDVVRAAVGDRVLGLTTLPYGGFAEYALMDQSTTHQAPASLDDAQASCLFIGYQTGWFGLHRLARIQEGETLLVHAAAGGVGSAAIQLGKAAGARVVGVVGGEEKAAYARQLGADVVVDRRQEDFVGVVKEFTDGRGADVIYDPVGGDVYQRSTKCIAFEGRILVVGFAGGEIQTAALNHALVKNYAILGIHWGLYNTKNPGAVDRCHQELCALADSGAIDPFVSQRVSMDGVPAALQSLGDGKTVGRVVMEHTGIGR, from the coding sequence ATGAAGTCCTGGTCGGTCACCCAACTCGGCGAGCCGATCGACGTCGTGCAACTCGTCGAGGGTGATGTTCCCGAACCCGGTGCAGGGCAGGTCCTCGTGCGGGTCCTCGCGGGCGCAGCCAATTTCCCGGACGTGCTCATGTGCCGTGGCAAGTACCAGGTGCGCCCCGACCTGCCCTTCACCCCCGGACGTGAAGTCTGCGGCGAGGTCGTCGCGGTCGGGCCGGACGTCGTACGGGCCGCGGTCGGCGACCGGGTGCTGGGCCTGACCACCCTGCCCTACGGCGGATTCGCCGAGTACGCCCTGATGGACCAGAGCACGACCCACCAGGCGCCCGCCTCACTCGACGACGCGCAGGCCTCCTGCCTGTTCATCGGGTATCAGACCGGCTGGTTCGGGCTTCATCGGCTCGCCAGGATTCAGGAGGGGGAAACCCTCCTGGTTCACGCGGCCGCCGGCGGTGTCGGCAGCGCGGCCATCCAGCTCGGCAAGGCCGCCGGTGCCCGGGTCGTCGGTGTCGTGGGCGGCGAGGAGAAGGCCGCCTACGCCAGGCAACTCGGTGCCGATGTCGTCGTCGACCGCAGGCAGGAGGACTTCGTCGGGGTCGTCAAGGAATTCACCGACGGTAGAGGCGCCGACGTCATCTACGACCCGGTGGGCGGTGACGTTTACCAGCGTTCGACGAAATGCATTGCGTTCGAGGGTCGGATTCTCGTCGTCGGCTTCGCGGGCGGCGAGATCCAGACCGCGGCGCTCAACCACGCTCTGGTCAAGAACTACGCGATTCTGGGCATTCACTGGGGGCTCTACAACACGAAGAATCCCGGCGCGGTCGATCGATGCCACCAGGAACTGTGCGCGTTGGCGGACTCCGGAGCCATCGATCCCTTCGTCAGTCAACGGGTCTCGATGGACGGGGTGCCTGCGGCCCTGCAGAGCCTGGGGGACGGAAAGACCGTCGGCCGAGTGGTGATGGAGCACACCGGGATCGGCCGCTAG